A stretch of Spirosoma oryzicola DNA encodes these proteins:
- the ruvA gene encoding Holliday junction branch migration protein RuvA, with protein MIAYLDGVLSYKEPTYVIIDVHGVGYAVHISLQTYSTLPGGGERIKLFIHHLFREDAQILYGFAVADEKALFLDLIGVSGVGPNTALGMLSAMQPADLRLAILGENVRAVQAIKGIGAKTAQRIILELRDKMKKAGVVPDGPTYRQQPATNPVREEALAALVALGFPKPTAEKSVDDALKADPALSVEDVIRRALR; from the coding sequence ATGATCGCTTACTTAGACGGAGTGCTGTCCTACAAAGAACCAACGTACGTGATTATTGACGTACACGGTGTCGGATACGCAGTCCATATATCTCTTCAAACGTACTCAACATTGCCCGGTGGTGGCGAACGCATCAAACTGTTTATTCATCACCTGTTTCGCGAAGATGCTCAGATCTTGTACGGGTTCGCGGTAGCCGATGAGAAAGCCTTGTTTCTGGATTTGATTGGCGTTTCGGGGGTGGGTCCTAACACAGCGCTTGGGATGCTCTCGGCCATGCAGCCCGCCGATCTTCGTCTGGCAATTCTGGGCGAAAATGTTCGGGCGGTACAGGCCATTAAAGGGATTGGTGCTAAAACGGCGCAACGCATCATTCTGGAACTGCGCGATAAAATGAAAAAGGCCGGTGTCGTTCCCGATGGTCCAACCTACCGTCAGCAGCCAGCCACAAACCCGGTTCGGGAAGAAGCATTGGCCGCACTCGTTGCCCTTGGCTTCCCTAAACCGACCGCTGAGAAAAGTGTGGACGATGCCCTCAAAGCGGACCCTGCACTAAGCGTCGAAGATGTAATTCGTCGGGCACTGCGTTGA
- a CDS encoding neutral/alkaline non-lysosomal ceramidase N-terminal domain-containing protein — protein sequence MKFVRIILKVLAGLLIFIGCFLAISLAPVDDTPYREMPYYAQTKQRLAQLPAPLTTGQPLRAGWAKVNMTPSYTTPTGGYGERLGKHWKTIADSIFVRAILLDNGNTKVAVVGLDLVITPPTVTEALKKRLPEVGLRWENVYMGAIHSHNSMGGWAPRVVGQLIAGGYDKKIVNRITESVLTAIRNAQANMAPVQVGFGESDATDLISNRLSSSGPTGPLDGKIRLLELKKTTGESALLCTFAGHPTLFDGDNSAYLSRDYPGSLVDRLEKKSANFAMFLAGAVGSTAPEPRGKTDFQEIRNYAGDLAVRIERTVPTIQPRSDSTLAILTLPLGLREPHPRVFGNWRVRPWLFYALYGDYPSDLKALRIGQTVLLGTPCDFSSELAAELNPVADQKGFNLMVTSFDGGYIGYITPDRYYNRQAYEVRDMNWFGPYNGDYFKEMMTGLLNKIDPAKPGK from the coding sequence ATGAAATTCGTCCGTATTATCCTTAAAGTCCTAGCAGGACTTTTGATTTTTATTGGTTGCTTTTTGGCCATCAGTCTGGCTCCTGTCGATGATACGCCGTACCGTGAGATGCCATATTATGCGCAAACCAAGCAACGGTTAGCGCAGTTACCGGCTCCGCTGACAACCGGACAACCTTTACGGGCGGGATGGGCCAAGGTAAACATGACTCCTTCCTACACGACCCCCACGGGCGGCTACGGCGAACGACTGGGAAAGCACTGGAAAACAATTGCTGATTCTATTTTTGTCCGGGCGATCCTGCTCGACAATGGGAATACCAAAGTTGCCGTGGTTGGACTCGATCTGGTCATCACACCACCGACGGTTACGGAAGCACTCAAGAAACGCCTGCCCGAAGTCGGTCTACGGTGGGAGAACGTGTACATGGGCGCCATTCATTCGCATAACAGCATGGGTGGCTGGGCTCCTCGTGTGGTCGGTCAGTTGATCGCGGGTGGCTACGACAAAAAAATAGTCAATCGCATTACCGAAAGCGTTCTGACCGCTATTCGCAACGCGCAGGCCAACATGGCTCCGGTGCAGGTTGGCTTTGGCGAATCCGACGCGACTGACCTTATTTCGAACCGGCTTAGCTCCTCCGGCCCCACCGGTCCGCTCGATGGTAAAATTCGATTACTGGAATTAAAAAAAACCACCGGCGAGTCAGCCCTTCTCTGCACCTTTGCCGGTCATCCCACGCTTTTTGATGGCGACAACAGCGCTTACCTCAGCCGCGATTACCCCGGTTCGCTGGTGGATCGATTGGAGAAAAAGTCGGCAAACTTCGCCATGTTTCTGGCGGGTGCCGTTGGCAGTACCGCTCCCGAACCACGCGGAAAAACTGACTTTCAGGAAATCCGCAACTACGCTGGTGATCTGGCCGTTCGTATCGAGCGCACCGTCCCGACGATTCAGCCTCGCTCAGATAGCACGCTAGCTATTCTTACTTTACCGCTTGGTTTGCGGGAACCGCATCCGCGCGTATTCGGCAACTGGCGCGTTCGTCCGTGGTTGTTTTATGCGCTCTACGGCGATTATCCCTCTGATCTGAAAGCGTTGCGTATCGGACAAACGGTACTATTGGGCACCCCCTGTGACTTTTCGAGCGAACTGGCTGCGGAGCTGAACCCGGTAGCGGATCAAAAAGGGTTTAACCTAATGGTTACCAGCTTCGACGGTGGTTATATCGGTTATATTACGCCTGACCGTTATTACAACCGGCAAGCGTACGAAGTCCGCGACATGAACTGGTTTGGTCCGTACAACGGCGACTATTTCAAAGAAATGATGACCGGTTTGCTCAACAAAATCGACCCGGCCAAGCCCGGTAAGTAA
- a CDS encoding ferritin-like domain-containing protein, which yields MNFFKLITDIEQLDPEANERYSFYSRRNLIKFGTNLAAAAVPTLVATSFNQAFAQGTTTPSQAAIEVANFALTLEYLEDEFYKAGLAASGLIPSTDRTVISQISKHETAHVNLLKTALGAAAVAKPTFKFPTGTFTNYTTSFLTTARAFEDTGVQAYKGQAGRLINDKDILQIALQIHSVEARHASEIRRMQGLKGWVSDTTQTSFTQAGINLKTLTGKSDDAIRQAFDEPLTSDQVLAIVKPFLG from the coding sequence ATGAATTTTTTCAAATTAATTACTGATATTGAGCAGCTTGATCCGGAAGCGAACGAGCGGTACAGCTTTTACTCGCGTCGCAACCTGATCAAATTCGGCACGAACCTGGCCGCTGCGGCTGTTCCAACGCTCGTAGCGACTTCGTTCAACCAAGCGTTTGCCCAGGGTACAACCACGCCTTCGCAAGCGGCTATCGAGGTGGCTAATTTCGCGCTGACACTCGAATACCTCGAAGATGAATTTTATAAGGCGGGTCTTGCGGCATCGGGTCTTATTCCATCGACGGATCGAACCGTTATCAGCCAGATTAGCAAGCACGAAACGGCGCACGTCAATCTACTGAAAACAGCTCTCGGTGCGGCTGCTGTGGCAAAACCAACGTTTAAATTTCCGACGGGTACTTTTACCAATTACACAACCTCCTTTCTAACCACTGCTCGCGCCTTCGAAGATACGGGCGTTCAGGCGTACAAAGGCCAGGCAGGTAGACTTATCAACGACAAAGATATTCTACAGATAGCGCTGCAAATTCACTCCGTCGAAGCGCGGCACGCGTCAGAAATTCGCCGGATGCAAGGCCTGAAGGGGTGGGTCTCCGATACGACACAGACCTCGTTTACCCAAGCTGGAATTAACCTGAAAACCTTGACGGGCAAGTCGGACGATGCCATTCGTCAAGCATTCGATGAACCCCTGACGAGTGATCAGGTGCTAGCCATCGTAAAACCGTTCCTGGGCTAA
- a CDS encoding ferritin-like domain-containing protein has protein sequence MNQEQKDSGLSMLPGQLEPVMVGRRLFLRYAGAAVAGGAILASCKDEENPTTVPSTVDLGTGDVGILNYAYALEQLEAAFYTQVIATPYTNMSDAEKTLLTDIRDHEIIHREFFKAAIPAANRIADLTPNFTGINFSDRTSVLGTAKAFEDLGVAAYNGAGRLIKDANYLLLAGKIVSVEARHAAAIRDLINPRSADFAGDDVVAPTTGLDPATKPADILPTAQKFVQTPLSGSNLPTA, from the coding sequence ATGAATCAAGAACAGAAAGATTCGGGCCTATCCATGCTGCCGGGTCAGTTAGAGCCAGTGATGGTAGGACGCCGGTTGTTTCTGCGGTATGCGGGAGCTGCGGTAGCCGGAGGAGCGATATTAGCTTCCTGCAAAGATGAAGAAAACCCAACCACCGTACCCTCAACCGTTGATCTGGGCACGGGCGACGTAGGTATTCTCAATTATGCGTACGCGTTGGAACAACTGGAAGCCGCATTTTATACACAAGTGATTGCCACGCCGTACACGAACATGAGCGACGCGGAAAAAACGCTTCTGACCGACATTCGCGATCACGAAATCATTCACCGCGAGTTTTTCAAAGCGGCCATCCCAGCCGCCAACCGAATTGCCGACTTAACGCCCAACTTTACGGGCATCAACTTCAGCGATCGGACAAGTGTGTTGGGTACGGCGAAAGCGTTTGAAGATTTGGGCGTAGCGGCTTACAATGGTGCGGGCCGACTCATCAAAGATGCGAACTACCTGCTGCTGGCTGGTAAGATCGTATCGGTAGAAGCCCGGCATGCTGCGGCTATCCGGGATCTGATTAACCCAAGATCAGCCGACTTCGCGGGTGATGATGTTGTTGCTCCCACGACGGGTCTCGACCCAGCCACCAAGCCCGCTGACATACTGCCAACAGCGCAGAAATTTGTGCAAACGCCACTGAGCGGTTCTAATCTTCCAACGGCTTAA